A region of the Macrobrachium nipponense isolate FS-2020 chromosome 14, ASM1510439v2, whole genome shotgun sequence genome:
aggtgaagcccctatgTGTCTATCATTCCAGGACTCCTCgaaccttcaaggcccacaaagtgctaaaggagaagcttccggtgatgtggagggctaatgcgaaaccctgggtaacgagacttttgttcaccgagtgggtaaatctgtttcggcccgacagtgaagaaattcttggaagagaagcgcctccctctgaaatgtctgctgttgttggacaatggccgtgctcaccctcctggcctcgaggaagatatcctagtggagtattctttcatcaagattctttatcttccacctaacactacccctctcctccagcccatggaccagcaagtgatatcgaacttcaagaagctgtatacaaaacatcttttcaagatgtgtttcaacatcaccgataccacaaacctcaccttgcgtgaattttggaaggagcatttcaatgtcGTCACATGCATCCggctcatcgatcaagcttggcaggaggttttgaggcgaaccttgaactatttgtggaggaaactggcctgatgccgtatccgcccgagacttcgagggattcaacgtggataaagctgatgcagattcagaaacagttgatgatcctgaaactgtttcgcaaccagatcttgacgagatcgttgcactcggcaagtccatggggctggttgtcgatgAGGACgatatcaatgaccttctcgaggagcaccaagaggagcttacgacggatgacctgaaggagttgaaggccatgcaacataatgtcgttcaagaagagttctctagcagcggcgaggaggaggaggaggaggaggaggaccatttgacaacggcagaaattaaggatgctctagctgcttttcataaagtgcaatcatttgtagaaaagacaccccgaaaaggtttacacaggtcgtatgcttgcgcagttcaatgacgtttgcccgagtcgtttcaggaacattttgaaaagcaggcagaagcaatcttccttggatagttattttttaaagaggcctttagtaataagcaaacagaaagatccaagtgatacaaaaaaaaacagaaaattgaaagtggtgaagttTAAATGTTGTGAAAAAAAcgtagtataaaaaagtaaaaaaaaatgtaaaaatcagaaaaaggcaaaaaaaataaatttaattttgttttttgtaaagttaagtgttaatgttttctgccatttgttaatgtgtttcataaagcttagtgttaatgttttctgccattttttaatgtttcgtaaagttaagtgttcatgttttctgccatttgtcctcctcctctgtcgccactttcggagatcgcctcactcgaaaggtaaggttccacattttattacatatgtacgtacatgtgcgtacagtatttcttgtaccctgtacactaatacactttatttacaggtaatcatagttaggttaggtattgaatggttcaaattgttgtatttcattgcttattggtcaatttagctttattataaaatttactgtggtgtttttgtagggcttggagcaaattaggtaatttacatgtaaaacgtagttcgagatacgaaaaaatcaggttacgaaggacgcttcggaacagattaattttgtatcctgaggcactactgtatttcaGAACTGGTATGTAAAGCTAACGCAATCACGCCTCTGTATAAGAATATTTCCAAgttcttatcatttttttaataatactgaGAGTGAACAAATTTAATGAAAACCACAAACTATGTCTGCTATGCAGCAATAAAAATAAGCTTGACAGTAAAATGAATTCAAGAATGACTGAGGTAAGCCAGAGGAATATGTTCCTTATTATAATCTTAGAAATTTTTCCATAACAGGTAAATTAATCATGCAAACAGTGGGTAACATACTTTTGATCAGATTACAGGACCCAAAGATCTATGAGTTAAGGTGAAATTCAGGTTATGCTATGGCAACGACTAAGAGAAATTGGTTACTACACATCAGGTGACAGTGTCCTATGATGGGTTCAGTGAGTTGGGGTCAAGTTAATGAATAAGACAAGTACGTAAGCAATAcggaaatcatttttatattgtaatacCACAGTTATCTGTTTAAGCACTCCTTACAAACAACAGCAAATACTGGGGATATACTATCAGTCAGGTAACAGCACCCTAGTATTAAAGGAGTAATGTTACATTCTGGTTAAGCTATGGCAGCCACTGGAGGAAACAGGTTGTGTCTTAGGATGGGTTGGGTTGCACTACCATAGCCTACAAAATAGTATAGGATAAAAATTGTGTAGTTTTCCTAAATTTTTATCATATAGTTTTGCTCCACTACACTCAATCAACACTGACCTGAAATCACTCGTGGGCCCTTTCCTTTTTGCACAACTTTGCACCTACGTAGTATATGTTGtgtttaatatttgatattattttagCCTATATTACACAAAATGTGTACGTTATACCACTGGGTATAAAAAATATAAGCCCATTACTTTAAAGTCTGTTTATTTCACTTTCACTTATAGTTCAGTTTTTCAAAATGACTGTTTGTAGTATGTAATAGGAGATAAATTCCAGGTACTACAGAAGAAAGGCATATCTTTGCTGTTCCTGCAGAAGTGTAATTACTGCATGTCAGATTGATAAAATTAGGTAAATTACAAAGTTGTGAGTAATATGTAgggtaattgaaaaataaaagaaatatgaatattgtaataaattttttattaactaaaatagcattataaatatttacatacatctaAAAATCTGTTCTTTAATGTTTGACTTGCACACAACAATAAACAATTCCACGTAAATGAAATGGCTATTTTCAGATATCATACACCATACACAGCAAATATTAAGAAACTTATACCTTACTGCTTTTTCTTGAACCTTCATCCTTATCTTTATCTTTGGGCATGTTGATATATAACTTTGTAACATCATTTTCTGCTCGTAACCGTCCCTGAAATTCTAAACACCTACGAGATTGTTCTGAAGAGACCTTATTCTCCCACAATGTCAAAAGACTAACTCCACTGTTACGGCCCATTGGTGCTAAAGGAGGAGGTACTGTCCTTCTCCTTTTACTCTCTGGTGCAGATTGATCTGTAGGTGTGCTTTTGGAGCTAGTTCCCATATTGaattcttgtttttctctctctgtcatgtaATTGTAATCATCTAACTCTTTCAAAGCTTGATCAATGTCAACTTTGTCATCACTTTTGTATTCAGGAGTTGCTGCTTTGTTATGGCACTCCATAAAACATTCCCAGACTTTTTCATGTGCAGGTGAGTGAAGATGAAGTTGAAGATATTGTTCCAGTTCTGCCCATACTGCTCGATATTGCTCTTCGCGCTTCAGTCCTTTTCCTCGCTGCCCAACCATAGTTGATGGTAAAGGATCTCCTCTAGCCTCCATGCTCATTAAACATAATATAACTTGTTTACATTCAACTACTTCATCTTCTGTTAAGGTTTCTTTAAGCAACAATGTGGTGAGTGGTTCAATCTGAGTGCCTAGATTAAAGAGAGATGTTGAAGAAAGGGTAATGGGCCAGTATTTGGTATGCCTGATTAGCTGTTCACGACTTCGTTCAAGGGGTGTGGAATTTTCTTCACTCTCAAGTAAAGAATCAGGGAAAGGTGCTAATCTATTGGCTTTAATAAGTTCTCCAAAGTCAGGGATTCTATAGTCAGTCACTCTGCCACCGCAGCCCTCACTAATTGATGGGGGATCTTCTAAGATACTCCTAGAAGTATACATAGTATGGATATAAATATCACCTCCATGACATGCTAACATGTGTGATATAACTTTGCTCCCAGACTTTCGTGGCATTTCCAACATAACCCAACGACCATTCAGCAAAAAATTTGTGAGACAAGATGATGGGCGACTGTTAACATCTACAGAAGTAATCCTGTAGGCTGAAGAGCAGTGCTGAAGTTCCATACTAGCATTACTTCGTGGAGTGCACCATTTAAGAGTAACGGTTTCATAATCAGTGCCATCACGATAGGTTTTCAAATGAGCAGTCTCAGCTGGGATTCCCTTAAGGATAGCAGCATGAGCAGCTGCTGGATGAAATAATTCTACATCATAGTTTGCAGATGAACTTGcattttgttcttccttcatgGGTATACCAGTAACTGTTGTAGAAGCCAGATCATAATGCTTTAATACAAGATTACACAGTTTAGGAGCCAAAGATGTTCCACCTTGAATTGTAGTAAGTTCACATGACATTAAGGTGGAGGCATCTGGCCAGGATCTTCTTTGTATTGGACAAGTATGTCCATCTGGCCACAAGTTAAGAACAACAAGATCACAGTGATTAATTGCCATTAAGTTATCTGTTGCAGCAGCAGTTTTATTCATTTGCAACAAAACATCATGaaatttttccttaataattttAACCTCTTCCTCGCATTCTATTTTGGTTACTAATACAATTCTACCTTTGTTGAGGACTTTTGTAGCATTTTCTGTTAGAGATGTTCTCTTTTCATGCTGAATAGCAGAAGGCTCTGTAAGTGCTTCAATCCCAGCCTTAAGACCTTTCAACAAATCAACTTTCccacttccaatattttttgcaGGTCCTAGAGACATGAAAGAATTCATTAAGTTGGGTAGATTCTGCTCTTCACCATTCCATGTCAAAATTTTGTGACATGTTTTATCAACAGCAATAAAACGAATCAGCCTGGACCCAGGAAATATATCCCAcacaattctgaaaaaaaaaacaatatacagtATTACTTACAACTGTGACTataccaaaagaaaaaacaacttaAGATATAAAATGGTACAGATTTTTTTAGTACAATTACTGCTTGTtttaggaaaaaagagagaggctGCTTCCTTTTATATCAGTCTGTACATTATTGTCCTACTCTTACAGAAATCTATCAACACTTCAGATGAGTTCTGTGATGGTTTCCAACTATGCTAAATACTGAACTAAGCATTATAATCAATGAGTCACTAGTGTCAAGCAGCCCTAAGATACAAAAAGCATATTCTAGTACTTTTCATACTACAGTACACCATTCATTTTAAAATACTGCTCACTATCATCTCTAACCTACCTCCTTTTCagaatacaaatatttttgaaattacaTTTCAGACAACAAGCTTCATGTTTGATAATTCAGACTGATAGTTCAGTTCAAAGTAGATGACTATATGcatagctacaaaaaaaaaaaaaaaaaaaaaaaaaaaaaaaaaaaaaaaaaaaaaaaaaaaaaaaaaaaaaaaatttgcttcttACAAAACTGAGTCATCCCCTCAAATGGGACAACCTCACATTTCTCATACTACTCAGCATGTGTCATACTCTCCACTTAGCATGTCTCATACTTAATTAATTAAGATACCTGGATGAGGTGCTATCTGTCCCACAGGGAGCTGGGCTCACAAACccattgagcagccaccactggtccaCGGAAAACATGTACAAGGCTAGTGGGCAATGTTTCGCATGTAAAGCAACATACAAGTGATCATATCCAATCACTTCTCTGCATGT
Encoded here:
- the LOC135226559 gene encoding integrator complex subunit 13-like translates to MAFPTSHKTVFVMDHTLVASSGVKLEMDSFSKARSSTSGNQSSMSQPMNLIPLRPVSKSLWTCAVEAITEYCRIVWDIFPGSRLIRFIAVDKTCHKILTWNGEEQNLPNLMNSFMSLGPAKNIGSGKVDLLKGLKAGIEALTEPSAIQHEKRTSLTENATKVLNKGRIVLVTKIECEEEVKIIKEKFHDVLLQMNKTAAATDNLMAINHCDLVVLNLWPDGHTCPIQRRSWPDASTLMSCELTTIQGGTSLAPKLCNLVLKHYDLASTTVTGIPMKEEQNASSSANYDVELFHPAAAHAAILKGIPAETAHLKTYRDGTDYETVTLKWCTPRSNASMELQHCSSAYRITSVDVNSRPSSCLTNFLLNGRWVMLEMPRKSGSKVISHMLACHGGDIYIHTMYTSRSILEDPPSISEGCGGRVTDYRIPDFGELIKANRLAPFPDSLLESEENSTPLERSREQLIRHTKYWPITLSSTSLFNLGTQIEPLTTLLLKETLTEDEVVECKQVILCLMSMEARGDPLPSTMVGQRGKGLKREEQYRAVWAELEQYLQLHLHSPAHEKVWECFMECHNKAATPEYKSDDKVDIDQALKELDDYNYMTEREKQEFNMGTSSKSTPTDQSAPESKRRRTVPPPLAPMGRNSGVSLLTLWENKVSSEQSRRCLEFQGRLRAENDVTKLYINMPKDKDKDEGSRKSSKV